AAACTGAAAGTTACAACAAAGTTACATCTTAAAACCCTGACCACTCAAGTTAGCACATTGGCGCATTAACATTAGTGTGAAGTGGATGTAACAGGAGAACTGGTTTGTCCCAGAAACATTATTTTAGGATTTTGCTTCTTGATATATTTTCTTGCCCAGACATGCTTCCCATTGATGTTGTACTTAGCTTTTCCACCATCTACAATAGCCTCAAGGAGAGCGGGAGAGCGAGTCACAAGCCGCGCATACAATGCTTGCTCTTCCTCCGGAACCTCTTGCATGTAAACAGCTTCAACATCTTCCCCAAATTTCCTACCAcacaattaaaataataataaggccATCATCACACTCAAAAAATCTTCGTAAACACTGAAATCTTTACCCCGAAAAGTCAAATCATGTAATCCTCGCACAAATAGTAATGGACTAGCTATGCGATACAACCTTAGTCCATTCCCTTTAATTATCATTAGAAAATTTATCAGCAAAGAAATTAGTCTTTATCATAATGAATTCTAAATCTAGGCAATTGGCTCGCATCCCAGTGAAAGGGTCCTTTGCATTTTTAcgcatatcaacaacaacatcaataacaacatattcagtGAAATATTCATAAATGGGGTTAGGAGAGAATAAAAATTATGTAGGCCTAACCACTACCTTGtagaggtagagagactgttttcaaATTAGTATTTGACACcaataacaattaacaaaaaCATTTGTAGTCAAACTATTAGCTAATATTTATACTCAAACTACCAGCTACCTGATTGGCTTCTCTAGAACAGTAAATACTTCGCAACTTGCAATTGGTTCATGATTTATGATGTATCATCAAAGATCTAACCTTTTATAGTGAATTAAGACAAGTAACCTTCTATAGAGGGTTAAATAATTGCAATGATAGTTTAAGCACATCAATGAATATAAGTTAAGTTGTACTACTTCATATGGGGAGAGGTTTAATTTGGCGTAACTTAAAATGTAAAAAGATGAGGGAGCGGACATGCTGCTTAATTTTCCTCTTTAAGATTGTTCGGTGGAATGGTTTAGTAATTATTCTATTGCAAGGATGCGCTAAAATAGGTATTTTTGTAAACCACAAGTGTTTttatatttgataaataaattaaacttaaaaGAGGGAACGATGGTGCATATATCGTTCTAACCAAATAAAGTTGGTATAGGGAGATCAAATCCAAGTTAAATGTTACATGATTAGTCAAAAGAAGTGGGAAAATTCGTATTAAGATTCATATAAAtacctaaaaataaataaataaaaagatacttATATAATAagggaaaattaaaaaaaataaaaaatcagaaGAGGGTAGAGAGTACCTAGTGAAGAAATCCTTGACTTCACTTTCAGAAATTGGATAGCCCTTGGAGAAAGTCAAGAACACAGTCCTATCATCAGGAGCGACTTCATTCTCTTCCTTGACAACATCAAAAATGTTCAAGTTGTTCTTAAACATTTCAGCAAGACCCGTGTTCATAGTCTGAGTTGCCTGGGCACCGACAATGTCATGATGATAATTATAGGGACCAGGCAGCATTTGAGGAAGAAAAACTCCACTTCCACTTGAAGAATcatgagaaaaatgaagtcCATTATAAGGTAAAGGAGGTGGCAACAAATTCATGGTGGATCCTCCATGATAAGGTGGAATATATTGTACCATTTGATTTGGAACAACATACGGCAAATGTAAAAACATCTCACCATCCGTACCCTGTACGATGCTAGGGTTCATTGGAACCATTCTAGTAGCCGCCCTTGCTAAATCTTCTATGTTTGACGCACCTACACCTGGCACACGGCTAGGGTTCATTGGAATCATTCTAGTAGCCTCCCTTGCAAATTCTTCTATGTTCAACGCACCCGCACCCGTACCTGGTACAAGGCTAGGGTTCATTGGCACCATTCTACTAGCCGCCCTTGCATAATCTTCTATGTTGGTTGCACTGCCAAGGAAATGACTAGGGTTCATAAGAGACATCATTCTACTACTATTAAGGGTTCCTAGTTCTTCGATCTTGTTCTCAGTAGGTATCATAGACTCTAGAAAAATGCcgccacccccacccccaattGGGGCATAAGGACTAGGGTTGTTGATAGTTGGCACCGTCCTTATATCATGATCTATGTTCATAGTATTTGTTTTTGGGACCAAACTTTCCCTAGTAAAATCTATGTTCATAGCATTTGTTGTTGGGACCAAACTCGCCCTAGTAAAATAGTTTGGTTGTTTCACTACATGTATGTCATTGAAAGCCCGAAAACAAACCGTCTTAAGGGAATTGGTGATGCCACTAAAGGCACTTGCTCGATTCTCATGAAAGAATCTGAGGGTGAAATCGCGCTTCAAAATGTTCGAAATCATGAATATCTCAGGAGAACCATATCCAGTGAAGTTGTCATCCTCCGTGCATTTTACGCATATTAAGGCCTCATCCACAACCTTGTTAAGCAATGGGGATGTAAAATCATAAAGCTTCGCCATAAAGGACTTGTCCTTTGCAACTCCTTCCATCCAATGGAAGAATGCCATAACTTTCATAGATTCAGTAGGGTCACGCCCTAGAATGTTGATCAACTTCCCATACAGTTTTCTATCAATGGTGTGAAAACGTTTGAAATCTTCATCTGAGACTGGAAGGGCTTGGTAATCGTATAAAGGGaaaaatgaagggaaaaaaCGATTTTTATCCATGAATGAAGTTAGATTTTTTGTTAACCTTTTTCCTTCTTCTCAAGAGGATTTGGGATGCAGAAAGATGAAGGGGTACTAGTATATTTATATTGGATGAAGAAGTAACATTTCGAAGAGGCACCATTTCTGAGGAGAAGAGACAACAGTTAAATCAGATTATGTCTATTTGGGGTTAGATTTTATAACGGTTATATGTTTTTCATCAAATGCTTATTACGTACTTTACTATTTATGACTCACTGTCTTAgtcaatattatattaatgaacACTGatgttcattttctttcttcttttaattattattcattgtttcattttacttgttatttatatactaaaaataaactttcacttttatgtacttttaatatatcaagagaaaaggtattttttttcttcatatttcacccttattattaactatttattttttatatcatttttcaaGATAAAAgactaaacatcaattaatatgtatattataataaaatactcatattaatcattattttttaatgagGGTGTAAAGTTTAAACTGgacaaataataaatgaatgaaGGGGAGATTTTTAATTGAATAAGATTTTAACACtttttatcaaataaattaatgtcTTCTTTCATAGATTATAAATAATCTTCTTTATTAGCATTCTACCAAACAAATTGATGACAGCTGAAAGATAAGCACATATTATTACTTTCAGTCCTATTACATTTAATGGACATTTATCTTGAAATTAAGTATTAAATGGTTTATGCTGTTAAAAAAGattgtaaattattttttgatgaaattttggcCTTGGGAGCCACATTTATTGATAAGGAAATTAAGTCCTACAAAGTAATTGGACTGGACCAAAACCAGACCAGGCCAAAAAAATGCAACTATGCtaaaaaggaaggaaaaatTACGTATTAGACATACTTCACTATCATATATATTATCATTATCTATACTTTCAAAGTATTATGTATCTTATCCTTAATTAAAAGTTTTCTACCATATATTGAAGATTATACACttaaatacatgtatttttgctaCCATATATCTAAAATATGGAGAGAAGTGAGCGAGATTTGTTatgtatcccagatacatgtgaatcacactagatacatgtatttgtaGAATGGTGAAGGAGATGGGAGAGAGGTGAGGAAAGCGGGCGAGATTTATTGtgtatcccagatacatgcAAATCCACTTGGATACAATGTATCTAGAACAAATTATACCTAAATTTGATTAAATATATCCTGAAATACATGTATCAGAATGCATCTAAATGTATTTGAATGCAACAAAATCTGGTAAGATATGTAATATTTTAAACTAGAGTATATTTAAGTAATTAACCTCTAAACTAGTgggatttatgtaagtttccaaAAAGGAAACTAAATCTAACTAAGTGGGCGTTTGGCCATGaaaaccaaaaagaaaattaatttatttggaaTTTTTGAACTTGGAGTTCGAAGTTGGAGTTGAGTTTGGCCATATTTTTGTAAAGATTACTTAGAATTTGAATGTACTTTTTCTATATAGGATTTATATCCACAAATTCAAAAAACTAGAAACAAACCCTAACTAACTAATTGTCATGCCCCGAGTCAATACCTAGTCAAGGCTAGCACTCGAACATCATTGCTGGCCCCAAGCGAACTATTAGCCTGGCTAACTACTCAGTGGTATACTCAACTCAGATACAATAGCTTAACAAGATGGACATGCAAATTGTAAGAATATAGCTTCTCAAATATAACTCTAAAATACtctgaaatatatataaaagtatgtTTAAAACATAATGTCCGAAAAACTGAATTACTCTATACTctgtctatgaaacctctaagTACTAAACATAGGTAACCGACAGTCCCACAACTATCTCAAACGGACTAATAAATAAAGAGTAAATGAACTAAAAGGAGTTCTTCCGAAAGCAAGAGGTCTCCTCAAAAGCTGGATGAATGTGTtattcaatgatgcgcctgttgaggatctctaacacatgtatctgcatcacaaaatgatgtagtgtcaaaagacgtcagtacatggaatgtacagtatgtaaaatatttgaagaaaaacATACTCACTGAATATTAATCTAAAAGGAAtactgaaaaaatatttaactaaaAGTAAAGCATGTAAGTGTAATTAAAATTTCACAactttatgataaaataagatattaaatgcaactcaaaataatatagtattttCTCTTATTGGGGTGTTTCTTTAACctacaaccatcactatgagcctcgtgatgtTACAACGTATCACTCAAGTTACCAGAGCCGTCCATTACCTTGTCATGGTAAGGGACGCAAAATCAACTCATGGATCTATATTCCGTATCAGGGATTAATGTAAGAAGTCGCCCGAACCAACGATATGATACTATCCTACGCTGGTTTaccgatccaagcctagggcctagacgtgacatggtgaatgaggaacctgaaagtacctcaaacaagcctcttagcaatattttagcctttcataggtaataaaaataaataaacaagcggaaatcataatagtaaatcttcaatttACATATGTTcaataatacctctaatttttagatttaacggagctaagacaagtccctagctcatccCTAATcacaatagaaagaaatgtcatagtaagtgtctaaagatctccacatatcataagctagaaagataaaagagtattatttCTGAAACATGGAAATTCAcaaaaagtagccttcaaaaaaaaatctcaactagccacgtggaggagaacgaggagcaGCATCGATCCCTACacggtgatatcatgtaggtaaaagagaatatgttagtactttgaatgtattaagtatgtaggcatgcattacaaagtaaaacatttaggacatttataaggtaaagtacatatatgagtgcatgcatgagtaatgaagtagatatcatttaaattatacatatgtggatatatacatgcataagTAATcttgtaaatagcatttgaagcattcatttgtgggaatttgactataactgacattaagaccatgtgagctattacatgaaatccaacataaccccctacgttggttggggagactacttgccaggttgaactccatcaacttcattcatttctttaactttaactttaagggcttgaTCCATGAACCTAAGCCCACAAGGTctcctatgttggtacatagttaatgagacaacgggttgctactaggatttccttatcgaatcccatctcaatgccccattcggttcTTAGTCAATCCCATAAAATAGTTtgatactttaaaatagtcatagcatttaacttgagaattcaaaatatcacattcagtggaatagctcattaaaacctttagtgattaaaatatgtaagaattatccttatagcataaagaatccatcattcgtagcatttgatcatttttttttatttcatagaactcccttttgatcatagacattgctttcataaatatttatttggagtcaaagttttcaagtcaaatttcattgaaaatatagtaaaacaaagtgggtttaaatcacttcaacttttaaacatatatgtaaataaaattatgcataaataatttgaaatccattaattaaaaatcatgttttaaacaacccaccatgaatttcaagaacctttaaagagctaaataggaaaaaatacttgaaaaccatcaattcatacatatgaaatcattttgcatcaaaatataccaataatcattagtttaatcatgattcgtgctattaagtagaaacaacaattacccataaaaaaatcttatttgaaatcaagagatttagttgaaagagttttgaactatatgggtggaagaacccctggataaacaccacataacttagactaaaccttaaagaaaataaaaataatttatcatataatcaaaatactttaggcatgagagtgaaaggaataTTCTTATTAGCCTTAAATACATAGAATCGAAAGCGTTAtttagaatcgaaggacttaatgaacactgttgaatcctagccttttgtccttgccggagcattttgtgtattaTCCAAAGtgtatgaatcaccagaataatatttctactctactaagaactaaaactataatTTTAGAATGAGCAAAGGactgtatagagagaagagttgcttgagaaaact
This Solanum dulcamara chromosome 1, daSolDulc1.2, whole genome shotgun sequence DNA region includes the following protein-coding sequences:
- the LOC129892890 gene encoding uncharacterized protein LOC129892890, yielding MDKNRFFPSFFPLYDYQALPVSDEDFKRFHTIDRKLYGKLINILGRDPTESMKVMAFFHWMEGVAKDKSFMAKLYDFTSPLLNKVVDEALICVKCTEDDNFTGYGSPEIFMISNILKRDFTLRFFHENRASAFSGITNSLKTVCFRAFNDIHVVKQPNYFTRASLVPTTNDDIRTVPTINNPSPYAPIGGGGGGIFLESMIPTENKIEELGTLNSSRMMSLMNPSHFLGSATNIEDYARAASRMVPMNPSLVPGTGAGALNIEEFAREATRMIPMNPSRVPGVGASNIEDLARAATRMVPMNPSIVQGTDGEMFLHLPYVVPNQMVQYIPPYHGGSTMNLLPPPLPYNGLHFSHDSSSGSGVFLPQMLPGPYNYHHDIVGAQATQTMNTGLAEMFKNNLNIFDVVKEENEVAPDDRTVFLTFSKGYPISESEVKDFFTRKFGEDVEAVYMQEVPEEEQALYARLVTRSPALLEAIVDGGKAKYNINGKHVWARKYIKKQNPKIMFLGQTSSPVTSTSH